Proteins from one Dysgonomonas sp. HDW5A genomic window:
- a CDS encoding glycoside hydrolase family 130 protein — translation MDIAKRFTQNPLLKPADLKAGINGMEITCLLNPGVFKFNGKTWLLLRVAERPTQKDDVISFPVYNKEGKIEVVSFGKDDPKLDASDPRVIKYDGKNYLTTMSYLRLVSSEDGINFKEEAEYPPIFGEGDLEAFGIEDCRVATTEDGFFLTFTEVSSVAVGVGLIHTKDWKNYTRHGMIFPPHNKDCALFEEKIGNKYYTLHRPSSPELGGNYIWISSSPDRLHWGGHKCIATTREGMWDCARVGAGAAPIRTSEGWLEIYHGADYNHRYCLGALLLDLNDPSKVLARSKEPIMEPIAEYEQTGFFGNVVFTNGHVVEGDTIKMYYGASDEVICGAEFSISEILKSLKQA, via the coding sequence ATGGATATTGCAAAAAGATTTACTCAGAACCCATTGTTAAAACCAGCAGACCTGAAAGCCGGGATTAACGGAATGGAGATAACCTGTCTACTAAATCCCGGAGTTTTTAAATTTAACGGTAAAACATGGTTGTTGCTTCGTGTAGCAGAACGTCCTACACAGAAAGACGATGTTATCAGTTTTCCTGTATATAATAAAGAAGGTAAAATAGAAGTTGTATCATTCGGAAAAGACGACCCTAAATTGGATGCATCCGATCCTCGTGTCATTAAATACGATGGCAAGAATTATTTGACTACTATGTCTTATTTGCGTTTAGTATCAAGTGAAGACGGTATTAACTTTAAGGAAGAAGCAGAATACCCTCCAATTTTCGGAGAGGGAGATCTTGAAGCTTTCGGAATCGAAGATTGCCGTGTAGCAACTACCGAAGATGGATTCTTCCTGACATTCACCGAAGTATCTTCCGTTGCCGTAGGTGTAGGACTTATCCATACTAAAGACTGGAAAAACTATACCCGTCATGGAATGATTTTCCCTCCACATAACAAAGACTGTGCCTTGTTCGAAGAAAAAATAGGCAATAAATATTACACTTTACACCGTCCAAGTAGCCCCGAATTAGGAGGTAATTATATCTGGATATCCTCATCGCCCGACCGTTTACATTGGGGAGGTCACAAATGTATTGCAACCACCCGCGAAGGTATGTGGGATTGTGCCCGTGTAGGAGCAGGAGCTGCCCCAATCAGAACCTCAGAAGGTTGGTTGGAAATTTATCACGGAGCCGATTACAATCATCGTTATTGCTTAGGTGCATTACTATTAGACCTGAACGATCCGTCAAAAGTACTTGCACGTAGCAAAGAACCCATTATGGAACCTATTGCTGAGTACGAGCAAACAGGATTCTTTGGCAATGTAGTATTCACAAACGGTCATGTAGTAGAAGGTGATACAATCAAAATGTATTACGGAGCTAGTGATGAGGTAATATGTGGTGCTGAATTTTCAATCTCGGAGATATTAAAATCATTGAAACAAGCATAA
- a CDS encoding alpha-glucosidase, which produces MKSILLNCTILFLLIINVNIGVAQERTVGEKWWKESVFYQIYMPSYADSNGDGYGDFKGMTQKLDYLQSLGVKGIWLTPFLTSPKVDNGYDIADYYEVDPTYGTKADFDLFLKEAHQRGIKVIMDMVLNHTSTDCKWFQESRKSKDNPYRDYYIWKDEPNNWESFFGGTAWQKDSLTNQYYYHKFDIRMADLNWANPKVVAEVQKILRFWLDAGVDGFRLDVINFLNTDGITADNPTKDGEQDHINDINQEGVKNAMRIIKSTVSEYDDRFIVGEIGSDKIEVLKQYQSQDLLDVVFNFNFGSIAEFSAQRIFDELQSMEKNMSNYPTLFFGSHDMPRMIDRLADGNPDRATALAALILTAKGVPFIYYGEEIGMHNIIAQSLDEMVDIQGRTQYQLALNEGKSPEDALIFGNKHNRDKSRSPMQWSGDAFAGFSAEKAWIKINPDYKTVNVAALTPQKNSILNTYKKLIALRNSERALQYGTYDNLEYEADQISFTRSFEGDKITVIINFGSPKEIELPADAIILMGSKELKSNSFIIYKN; this is translated from the coding sequence ATGAAATCGATCTTATTGAATTGTACAATCCTGTTTCTATTGATAATAAACGTCAATATAGGTGTTGCCCAAGAAAGAACAGTTGGCGAAAAATGGTGGAAAGAATCTGTTTTTTATCAAATATATATGCCCAGCTATGCCGATAGTAATGGTGACGGCTATGGCGATTTTAAGGGGATGACTCAAAAGTTGGATTATCTGCAATCGTTAGGCGTAAAAGGTATCTGGCTTACCCCTTTTCTTACTTCGCCCAAAGTAGATAACGGCTATGATATTGCCGATTATTATGAAGTAGACCCTACATATGGTACAAAGGCCGATTTTGATCTTTTTCTGAAAGAAGCACATCAAAGAGGTATCAAAGTAATTATGGATATGGTTCTCAATCATACTTCTACCGATTGCAAATGGTTTCAAGAGTCCAGAAAATCAAAAGACAATCCCTATCGGGATTATTATATATGGAAAGACGAACCCAACAATTGGGAATCATTTTTCGGAGGAACGGCATGGCAGAAAGATAGCCTGACCAATCAATATTATTATCACAAGTTTGATATACGAATGGCAGACCTCAATTGGGCAAACCCAAAAGTTGTAGCTGAGGTTCAGAAGATACTTCGCTTTTGGCTCGATGCAGGAGTAGACGGATTCCGCTTAGATGTAATCAATTTTCTGAATACCGATGGCATAACAGCCGATAATCCCACAAAAGACGGAGAACAGGATCACATAAACGATATTAATCAGGAAGGTGTAAAAAATGCCATGCGTATTATTAAATCTACGGTAAGCGAATACGATGATCGATTCATAGTCGGTGAAATAGGAAGCGATAAAATTGAAGTTTTGAAACAATACCAGTCTCAGGATTTATTGGATGTGGTTTTCAATTTCAATTTTGGAAGCATCGCAGAATTTTCTGCTCAACGAATCTTTGATGAACTGCAAAGCATGGAAAAGAACATGAGTAATTATCCCACTCTGTTTTTCGGCAGCCACGATATGCCCCGAATGATAGATCGGCTAGCGGATGGCAATCCGGATCGTGCTACAGCACTGGCAGCTCTAATACTTACAGCTAAAGGAGTACCCTTTATTTATTATGGTGAAGAAATCGGGATGCACAATATTATAGCCCAAAGCTTAGATGAGATGGTCGATATACAAGGCAGAACTCAATACCAATTGGCATTGAACGAAGGTAAAAGTCCCGAAGATGCACTTATCTTCGGAAATAAGCATAATCGAGATAAATCACGCAGCCCCATGCAATGGAGTGGAGATGCTTTTGCGGGATTTTCTGCTGAAAAAGCATGGATTAAAATTAATCCGGATTATAAAACGGTCAATGTTGCCGCACTTACTCCGCAAAAGAATTCGATTCTCAATACTTATAAAAAGTTGATAGCACTTCGAAACAGCGAAAGGGCACTTCAATATGGAACGTACGATAATCTGGAATATGAAGCAGATCAAATTTCATTTACCAGATCTTTCGAAGGTGATAAAATTACGGTAATAATCAACTTCGGTTCGCCAAAAGAAATAGAGTTACCGGCAGATGCTATTATCCTAATGGGAAGTAAAGAACTCAAATCAAACAGCTTTATTATTTATAAGAACTAA
- a CDS encoding hybrid sensor histidine kinase/response regulator transcription factor: MESLSKIFPLKYILGVLLVTLSLHTYAANVVKYLSNINGLSNNSVNCIFEDSEHIVWIGTWDGLNAYNGRDIKTFRYNKNNKYSISNNIIRQIVEQNTDHLWISTDYGVNRWDRKTQTFTNYFSGPEYKVPKQEKSFMLGLTSSKKIICFVKEQGLFYFDNEAQLFKLIDIHVNGEIKDFLIDNNDNGYFLLNNGKIEQYKIEQKSNNSISFTNRKEIKNDVFVDRIFFSENKLILTSSNGLSILDESLSTIKHLDFNLSKAISQAIYHKNILYISFYEGGCLKYDPKEDKLSEVEGVSDRVPIFTMYFGNQDILWIGSDGQGVLQVYEYASPFKTIKTNHPVRSFCQNPDGDILIGTKGDGIKLLNRQTGKISDYKNITNGLISNSVYAIKRNKSNDIFIGTEGEGINILHTKSNRLQKLNIPSKFPVFKAVYSIYFSNNDSLLWLGTSGYGLIRIKLDKVNDEYIVEDVEQYISSDQRKSLNNDVIYTIIPSSNKNELWFGTRGAGLNKVNTKSGTFENFEDINSDISLTNNDILCLLNSSDNNLWIGTSYGLNRVETERIPKNIFQYTENEGLNNNTIHGILEDKAKDIWVSTNLGISRIYSSSGKIDNYKLIDGLQNDEFSDGAYFKDNDNNLYFGGVSGFSYFNPENIQLRNFDPILSLSSLKIYNTAQNINERIQNGVLHLSYDERYTTFSFIASDFINNENCEYAYRLSNYTEGWINNGNNPNIVFAKLPPGKYKLEVRATNGDKVWSNSTYELEINVSHPWWLSTPAILFYILLAVVILYIVQSVIKNRIRLNRELFLKKIEKEHQQKVYESKLNLFTNVAHEFFTPLTLIYGPAQHLLESVKLDSYTKRYIQIIKNNAERMQKLINELMEFRKTKTGHTPLHPESIDIKLLTDYVSDNYIEMAQENKIDYLVTVKDTSTINTDRDSLEKIFFNLFSNAFKYTPRNGYIHVDVWQDDDEHEKALNMTIRNSGKGLTDSQMAEIFNKYKIFDDTPKVQSAVSTGIGLNLTKGLTELLGGKISVSSKLGESVQFTLTIPPLLKETPNVVNEEASTPLQSNYLLNIQSNKKVSILIVEDEKNITELLKDILTPYYTTQEAVDGEDALNQIELNRPDIIISDIMMPNLDGIALIDRLKSNPKTAHIPIISISAKNTIEDHINAYKHGADLYISKPFHPRHVLSTIENLVNKQATLKEYFNSTISSEVVRDGVTMHQEGEKFLEDIISFIENSIDDESLNPNSIADFLGISKATLYRKLKELTDKTPSEFVRTIRLTHASKLLKSTRLTVSEIMFKSGFTNKSYFYREFAKQYDMSPKEYRDANNSPA, from the coding sequence ATGGAAAGTTTATCTAAAATATTTCCCTTAAAATATATCCTCGGAGTGTTACTGGTAACACTCTCACTGCATACCTATGCAGCTAATGTTGTGAAATACCTTTCGAATATCAACGGACTATCTAACAATTCGGTAAACTGTATTTTCGAAGATTCGGAACACATTGTATGGATTGGTACATGGGATGGATTGAATGCTTATAACGGACGCGATATTAAAACGTTCAGATATAATAAAAACAATAAGTACTCGATAAGTAATAATATTATCAGGCAAATTGTAGAGCAAAATACGGATCATTTATGGATATCAACCGATTACGGGGTTAACAGATGGGATAGGAAGACACAGACTTTTACCAATTACTTTTCGGGACCGGAATATAAAGTTCCGAAACAGGAAAAATCATTTATGCTAGGTTTAACTTCCTCCAAAAAGATAATCTGTTTTGTAAAGGAGCAGGGTTTATTTTATTTTGATAATGAAGCTCAGTTATTCAAGCTAATAGATATTCATGTAAATGGTGAAATAAAAGACTTTCTGATTGACAATAACGATAACGGCTACTTCCTGCTTAATAATGGTAAGATCGAACAATATAAAATAGAGCAAAAGAGTAATAATAGTATTTCGTTTACCAATCGTAAAGAGATAAAAAATGATGTGTTTGTTGACAGGATCTTTTTTTCGGAAAATAAGCTGATTTTGACCTCCTCCAATGGATTATCGATATTGGATGAATCGTTATCAACAATAAAACACCTTGATTTTAATCTCTCGAAAGCTATTTCACAAGCCATATATCATAAGAATATATTGTACATTAGTTTTTATGAAGGCGGATGTTTAAAATATGATCCGAAAGAAGACAAGCTATCCGAAGTAGAAGGGGTTTCGGATCGTGTGCCGATATTTACTATGTATTTCGGCAATCAGGATATTTTATGGATAGGCAGCGACGGGCAAGGGGTATTGCAGGTATACGAATATGCTTCTCCTTTTAAAACGATAAAAACGAATCACCCGGTGAGGAGCTTTTGCCAAAATCCGGATGGGGATATATTGATCGGAACTAAAGGGGATGGCATAAAGCTGTTGAACAGACAAACAGGTAAGATATCTGATTATAAAAATATCACCAATGGTTTAATTTCCAATTCGGTATATGCTATAAAAAGGAATAAGTCAAACGATATATTTATCGGGACAGAAGGCGAAGGTATTAACATTCTCCATACCAAAAGCAACCGTTTGCAAAAATTGAACATTCCTTCTAAATTTCCTGTTTTTAAGGCTGTTTACAGTATTTACTTTTCGAATAACGATTCACTGCTCTGGCTCGGCACTTCGGGCTATGGTTTAATCAGAATCAAACTCGACAAAGTAAATGACGAGTATATTGTGGAAGATGTAGAACAGTACATTTCTTCGGATCAACGAAAATCACTTAATAACGATGTCATTTACACTATTATTCCTTCGAGTAATAAAAATGAGTTATGGTTCGGAACAAGAGGGGCAGGTCTTAACAAGGTAAATACAAAAAGCGGCACTTTTGAGAACTTCGAAGACATAAACAGTGATATTTCACTCACCAACAATGATATATTATGTTTATTGAATAGTAGTGACAATAATTTATGGATAGGTACGAGCTACGGATTGAACAGGGTAGAAACAGAGCGTATTCCGAAAAATATATTTCAATATACCGAAAATGAAGGTTTAAACAACAATACCATTCATGGAATTTTGGAAGATAAGGCGAAAGATATATGGGTAAGTACCAATCTGGGAATTTCCAGAATATATTCTTCTTCCGGAAAAATTGATAATTATAAGCTTATTGACGGATTGCAGAATGACGAGTTTTCGGATGGGGCTTATTTTAAGGATAACGATAACAACCTTTATTTTGGGGGTGTAAGCGGTTTTAGTTATTTCAATCCCGAAAATATCCAACTTCGTAACTTCGACCCGATTCTCAGCCTTAGCAGCCTGAAAATTTATAACACCGCACAAAATATCAATGAACGAATACAGAATGGTGTTTTGCACTTATCGTATGATGAGCGTTATACCACATTTTCATTTATAGCCAGCGATTTTATAAATAACGAGAATTGCGAATATGCTTACCGTCTCTCGAATTACACCGAAGGGTGGATTAATAACGGTAACAATCCGAATATTGTATTTGCCAAACTTCCTCCCGGAAAGTATAAACTCGAGGTTAGAGCTACAAATGGTGATAAGGTATGGAGTAATAGTACGTATGAACTGGAAATTAATGTTTCTCATCCTTGGTGGTTGAGTACTCCTGCTATTTTATTTTATATTCTATTGGCGGTAGTTATTCTTTATATCGTTCAATCGGTTATTAAAAACCGTATCAGGCTCAACCGTGAATTATTCCTGAAAAAAATAGAGAAGGAACACCAACAAAAGGTGTACGAGTCGAAGTTGAATCTTTTTACAAACGTGGCTCATGAGTTTTTCACTCCGCTGACTCTTATTTATGGCCCTGCTCAACATTTATTAGAAAGTGTAAAGCTCGATAGTTATACTAAGAGATATATCCAGATTATAAAGAACAATGCTGAACGGATGCAAAAACTCATCAATGAGTTGATGGAGTTCAGAAAGACTAAAACGGGACATACTCCTTTACATCCTGAAAGTATTGATATAAAATTACTGACTGACTACGTTTCGGATAACTATATTGAAATGGCTCAGGAAAATAAAATAGATTATCTGGTGACTGTGAAGGATACTTCAACCATAAATACCGACAGGGATTCGTTAGAAAAAATATTTTTCAACCTGTTTTCCAATGCTTTCAAATATACACCTCGAAATGGTTATATCCATGTAGATGTATGGCAGGATGATGACGAACACGAAAAGGCTTTGAATATGACGATCCGCAATTCGGGAAAAGGTCTTACTGATAGTCAAATGGCTGAGATATTCAATAAGTACAAGATATTTGACGATACTCCTAAAGTCCAAAGTGCAGTAAGTACGGGTATCGGCTTGAATCTGACGAAAGGACTGACCGAATTACTTGGAGGAAAAATCTCGGTATCTAGTAAATTGGGAGAATCGGTACAGTTTACGTTGACTATTCCTCCTTTACTGAAGGAAACTCCAAACGTAGTGAACGAAGAAGCCTCTACCCCACTTCAAAGCAATTATTTGCTGAATATTCAGTCGAATAAAAAAGTGTCTATCCTAATAGTGGAAGATGAGAAAAACATTACCGAACTACTGAAAGATATTCTTACACCCTATTACACGACACAAGAGGCTGTAGACGGTGAAGATGCTTTAAACCAGATAGAACTTAACCGTCCCGATATCATAATCAGCGACATTATGATGCCCAATCTGGATGGAATTGCACTTATCGACAGATTGAAATCGAATCCTAAAACGGCACATATACCCATTATCAGTATTTCGGCAAAAAACACGATTGAAGATCATATCAATGCATACAAGCATGGAGCCGATTTATATATCAGCAAACCATTTCATCCGCGTCATGTATTGTCAACGATCGAAAACCTTGTAAATAAACAAGCTACTTTAAAAGAATATTTCAATTCAACCATATCGTCCGAAGTGGTACGGGATGGAGTAACTATGCATCAGGAAGGTGAAAAATTTCTGGAAGATATTATTTCGTTTATCGAAAACAGCATAGATGATGAGTCTCTTAATCCCAATTCAATAGCCGATTTTCTGGGTATAAGTAAAGCAACTCTATACAGAAAACTGAAAGAGCTTACGGATAAAACTCCGAGTGAATTTGTTCGGACTATACGCCTTACTCATGCTTCAAAATTACTTAAATCGACACGATTGACTGTCTCGGAGATTATGTTTAAATCGGGATTTACCAACAAATCTTACTTTTATCGCGAGTTTGCAAAGCAATACGACATGTCTCCAAAAGAATACAGGGATGCCAATAATTCACCTGCATAA
- a CDS encoding alpha-N-arabinofuranosidase, with protein sequence MKKTIFLIASTLFIFLSVSSQTKDVIIRVHPEQGTQPISKHIYGHFAEHLGSCIYGGLWVGENSSIPNTKGYRTDVLEALKKLQIPNLRWPGGCFADEYHWMDGIGPKENRPKMVNNNWGGTVEDNSFGTHEFLNLCELLDCEPYISGNVGSGTVEEMAKWVEYMTSEGDSPMANLRRKNGRDKAWKVKYFGVGNESWGCGGDMLPEYYADLFRRYGVYCRNYDGNKLFKIASGASDYDYNWTEVLMKKAGTKMNGLSLHYYTVKGWNGSKGSATDFSPDDYYWTVGKCLEIEEVIQKHMAIMDKYDKEKKVGLMVDEWGTWWDVEPGTNPGFLYQQNTLRDAFVAALSLNVFNKYGDRIQMANIAQIVNVLQSVILTKGDKMVLTPTYYIFDMYKVHQDATYLPMDILSDTKEIRGRNIPLVNASASQKNGITHITLANIDLDAERNVSVDFSNLNITSVSGEILTANTINDYNTFEKPNAVKPQPFQGATIVNGKLNIKLPAKSIVVLAIK encoded by the coding sequence ATGAAAAAAACGATTTTCCTTATAGCGTCAACTTTATTTATTTTTCTGTCAGTTTCATCTCAAACAAAAGATGTAATAATCCGTGTTCACCCCGAGCAAGGTACTCAACCTATAAGTAAGCATATCTACGGACACTTTGCCGAGCATTTGGGTTCATGTATATATGGAGGTTTATGGGTGGGCGAAAATTCATCTATTCCTAATACAAAAGGCTATCGTACCGATGTTTTGGAGGCTTTGAAAAAACTTCAGATACCTAATCTTCGTTGGCCCGGCGGTTGCTTTGCCGATGAGTATCATTGGATGGATGGAATCGGACCTAAGGAGAATCGACCTAAAATGGTCAATAACAATTGGGGAGGTACAGTTGAAGATAACAGTTTTGGAACACATGAATTTCTCAATTTATGCGAACTGCTCGATTGTGAACCCTACATAAGTGGTAATGTAGGTAGTGGTACTGTCGAAGAAATGGCTAAATGGGTAGAATATATGACTTCAGAAGGAGATAGCCCAATGGCTAATTTACGCCGTAAGAATGGTCGTGACAAAGCTTGGAAAGTAAAATACTTTGGTGTTGGAAACGAAAGTTGGGGATGTGGTGGAGATATGCTCCCCGAATATTATGCAGACTTGTTTAGGCGTTATGGGGTTTATTGCCGTAATTATGATGGAAACAAACTCTTTAAAATCGCCAGTGGAGCCAGTGATTATGATTATAACTGGACAGAGGTGCTTATGAAAAAAGCAGGAACCAAAATGAATGGATTATCGCTCCACTATTATACTGTAAAAGGCTGGAATGGGAGCAAAGGCTCAGCTACCGATTTTTCGCCGGACGATTATTACTGGACAGTTGGTAAATGCCTTGAAATAGAAGAGGTAATCCAAAAGCATATGGCTATAATGGATAAGTATGACAAAGAAAAGAAAGTCGGTTTGATGGTTGACGAGTGGGGAACTTGGTGGGATGTTGAACCCGGAACTAATCCCGGATTTCTTTACCAACAAAACACCTTGCGTGACGCATTCGTTGCTGCTCTATCCTTGAATGTATTTAATAAGTATGGGGACCGTATTCAGATGGCCAATATAGCTCAGATAGTGAATGTGCTTCAATCTGTTATTCTTACGAAAGGCGATAAGATGGTGCTTACTCCAACGTATTATATATTTGATATGTACAAGGTACATCAGGATGCAACTTATCTTCCAATGGATATTCTTTCGGATACAAAAGAAATAAGAGGCCGTAATATTCCTTTGGTGAATGCATCTGCTTCACAGAAAAACGGTATAACTCATATTACTCTGGCTAATATCGATTTGGATGCAGAAAGAAATGTAAGTGTTGACTTTTCAAATCTGAATATTACTAGCGTAAGTGGTGAGATACTGACGGCAAATACAATTAATGACTATAATACATTTGAAAAACCGAATGCAGTAAAACCTCAGCCCTTCCAAGGCGCTACGATTGTCAACGGTAAACTAAATATTAAATTACCTGCTAAATCAATCGTTGTACTTGCTATAAAGTAA
- a CDS encoding TonB-dependent receptor domain-containing protein produces MKFSIFILLGFIATSTLPILGQIIKGKIININGKPIEGVQIFNIRTDQHTHTNEFGIFTLDKTQQNDILSIGGLGYKTKEIKANLSDPEPIVLDEDVLRLEEVVIHPKLAGLNFITAIDLKVTPVNSSQEILRKVPGLFIGQHAGGGKAEQLFLRGFDLDHGTDIAISVDGMPVNMVSHAHGQGYADLHFLIPETVEQIDFGKGPYYADKGDLATAGYVAFKTKEKLDKSSVGVELGQFNTRRIIGMFNILDHNNANQDAYIATEYLLTDGPFDAPQNFKRINLFGKYTSRFNDNSKFSLTVSHFTSKWDASGQIPLRLVNDGTISWFGAVDDTEGGNTSRTNINAAYYKAIDDNTYFKANTFYNKYKFELYSNFTFFLEDPINGDQIRQKENRDIFGLNTEWGKTLYLGDVKTSIQGGVGFRADATKGSELSRTKERYITLNRIMLGDIDQSNLFAYINSQFEVGKLTIAPALRIDQFQFNYQDKLDSVYKNQGVKKTLVSPKLNFIYSENDNLQFYLKSGMGFHSNDTRVVVTDKNKKTVPRVFGSDLGSIWKPIPRLIVNSALWYLYSEQEFVYVGDIGIIEPSGKSRRMGADLGIRYQLNNWIFIDADANYAFARSIDEPKGENYIPLAPDFTSTAGIGLNNWNGFSGSFRFRFMNNRPANEDNSIIADGYAIFDLNLNYQYKGLLAGISIENLFDTKWKETQFATVSRLNNEPTSVEEIHFTPGTPFFFRARIGYNF; encoded by the coding sequence ATGAAATTTTCCATTTTTATCCTTTTGGGCTTTATAGCTACGTCCACTCTACCGATTCTGGGGCAAATTATAAAAGGTAAAATTATTAATATTAATGGAAAACCTATCGAAGGAGTTCAAATCTTCAATATCAGAACAGATCAACATACCCATACAAATGAGTTTGGTATATTTACACTCGATAAAACTCAACAAAACGACATTCTTTCAATTGGAGGATTAGGATATAAAACCAAAGAAATTAAAGCTAATTTATCAGACCCTGAACCTATCGTACTTGATGAGGATGTTCTTCGGCTCGAAGAAGTAGTTATACACCCTAAACTTGCAGGCTTAAATTTCATTACAGCTATAGACCTCAAAGTAACACCCGTAAACTCTTCTCAAGAAATATTAAGAAAAGTTCCCGGTTTATTTATAGGGCAACATGCCGGAGGGGGTAAAGCCGAGCAGTTATTTTTAAGAGGATTCGACCTCGACCATGGAACAGATATTGCTATCTCAGTTGATGGTATGCCAGTCAATATGGTTTCTCATGCTCACGGACAAGGTTACGCTGACCTTCACTTTTTAATACCCGAAACAGTAGAACAAATAGATTTCGGAAAAGGTCCTTACTATGCCGACAAAGGAGACCTTGCTACTGCCGGATATGTTGCGTTTAAAACAAAAGAAAAACTCGATAAAAGTAGTGTAGGTGTAGAACTTGGACAATTCAATACAAGACGTATCATCGGGATGTTCAATATTCTTGACCACAATAATGCCAATCAGGACGCTTATATTGCCACTGAATATCTATTAACTGATGGACCTTTTGATGCTCCTCAAAACTTTAAACGAATAAACCTTTTCGGGAAATATACCTCCAGATTCAATGATAACAGCAAATTCTCTTTAACCGTATCTCACTTCACCAGCAAATGGGATGCATCCGGACAAATTCCATTGAGGCTTGTTAATGACGGTACCATTTCTTGGTTTGGAGCAGTAGATGATACCGAAGGAGGAAACACTTCGAGAACGAATATCAATGCCGCTTATTACAAGGCTATTGATGATAATACATACTTCAAAGCAAATACATTTTACAATAAGTATAAATTTGAATTATATTCCAACTTTACCTTCTTTCTCGAAGACCCAATCAATGGAGATCAAATCAGGCAAAAAGAAAATAGAGACATATTCGGACTTAATACGGAATGGGGAAAGACGCTTTACTTAGGAGATGTCAAAACATCTATACAAGGCGGAGTAGGCTTTCGAGCCGATGCTACTAAAGGCTCCGAACTTTCGAGAACCAAAGAACGATATATTACTCTTAATCGTATAATGCTGGGGGATATAGATCAATCGAATCTGTTTGCTTATATAAATTCGCAATTTGAGGTAGGTAAACTTACTATAGCACCTGCTTTACGTATTGACCAATTTCAATTTAATTATCAGGATAAACTAGACAGTGTATATAAAAATCAAGGAGTAAAAAAGACACTGGTTTCACCTAAGTTAAATTTTATCTATTCAGAAAACGATAATCTTCAATTTTATCTAAAATCAGGTATGGGATTTCATTCGAATGATACGCGTGTAGTGGTTACCGATAAGAATAAAAAAACAGTTCCACGCGTATTTGGTTCTGATCTTGGCAGTATATGGAAACCTATTCCTCGACTCATTGTTAACAGTGCATTATGGTATTTATATTCTGAACAAGAATTCGTATATGTAGGAGACATTGGTATCATAGAACCAAGTGGCAAAAGTAGAAGAATGGGGGCAGACTTGGGAATACGTTATCAATTAAACAATTGGATATTTATAGATGCAGATGCTAATTATGCTTTTGCACGTAGTATTGACGAACCTAAAGGTGAAAATTATATACCTCTTGCTCCTGATTTTACAAGTACAGCCGGAATTGGATTAAATAACTGGAATGGTTTTTCTGGTAGTTTTAGATTTCGTTTTATGAATAATCGCCCGGCTAATGAGGACAATTCAATTATAGCAGATGGATATGCTATATTTGATCTGAACTTGAATTATCAATACAAGGGATTATTAGCAGGAATAAGTATCGAGAATTTATTTGATACTAAATGGAAAGAAACACAGTTCGCAACAGTGTCTAGATTAAATAACGAACCAACCAGTGTAGAAGAGATACATTTCACGCCGGGTACTCCTTTCTTTTTCAGAGCACGCATTGGGTATAACTTCTAA
- the ureA gene encoding urease subunit gamma, giving the protein MHLTPRETEKLLLHLAGEVAAKRKQRGLKLNHPESIAYISSHLLEAARDGKSVAQLMQYGATLLTKNDVMEGVAEMIPDVQIEATFPDGVKLVTVHTPIR; this is encoded by the coding sequence ATGCATTTAACACCAAGAGAAACTGAAAAACTACTACTACACCTGGCAGGAGAAGTAGCAGCTAAGCGTAAGCAACGCGGGTTGAAATTAAACCACCCCGAATCTATCGCTTACATCTCGAGTCATTTACTCGAAGCAGCACGTGATGGAAAATCGGTTGCACAACTGATGCAATACGGAGCAACCCTGCTCACTAAGAATGATGTTATGGAAGGGGTCGCAGAAATGATACCCGACGTACAAATTGAAGCCACATTCCCTGATGGAGTAAAACTAGTTACAGTACATACTCCAATACGTTAA